A section of the Pseudomonas sp. Q1-7 genome encodes:
- a CDS encoding DUF1631 domain-containing protein translates to MSNQDRPPIPPGPVTTLASRGIQPRFGELVQSCRKLVMNRLAEHLTGVFGQVDDTLFECAEKAENNQVQTLFFDSMRDIRKQRPQIERAYHQRIAKSFEDFLSGEQKPELKAAELDADHLQLMENDEYEENLLVTNMVSRVKARCAQSLFALDQRLAVLNGGRKLGDDDNPFGPQAVALAFREALEPCPFPLRIKTILYMLFDQHVMQGLDNVYEALNQRLIQAGVLPNLKYSVQRSGSAPQRSSPSPDQPPSAGQSTPGEPQAKPTTPASGPLDLTGAPPSDPGQLFSGLAALLGERRLHHSDAPLPGGTPSISSFAPRGATRTYSAAELLEALNRLQQQSAQDLASKLRQPQRVEGLKAELQEQLESHSSLPGQQKLSDYEADVIDLVGMLFDFILDDDNLADVYKTALSHLHTPYLKVALQDKALFTQHHHPARRLLNGMAQAGVLYAGEGEERGLLAKMHWVVERVVHGFSGDLLLFDSLLDEFNEYVGTLRHKVELREQRAVEAAKGRDKLLGARQQAVDTVSRLLEGCELPGIIQHFLELTWTDVLVFVLLRHGDRSSEWQRSVEVAEQLAWSGTPLDADGRARLQQLRIPMLEDLRKGLELLGGYHEDGIRRLLQDLVACQHAVQSQQPQVAARIDSPLPESKLGEMLGEDAELAATPRPVNLSNRAQALIKELSRLEFGTWFEFIDGPDTRVLKLSWYSPTTHNYMFVDHSGQRVAIMPITQLALDMEQGLARLVPPERSAPLVDRALGAIYRVLQRFTGRTN, encoded by the coding sequence ATGAGCAATCAGGATCGACCTCCAATTCCACCCGGCCCCGTGACGACCCTGGCCAGCCGCGGCATACAACCGCGCTTCGGTGAATTGGTGCAAAGCTGCCGCAAGCTGGTGATGAACCGATTGGCCGAACACCTCACCGGGGTTTTCGGCCAGGTTGACGACACCCTCTTCGAATGCGCCGAAAAGGCCGAGAACAATCAGGTCCAGACTCTCTTCTTCGACAGCATGCGGGACATCCGCAAGCAGCGTCCGCAAATAGAGCGCGCCTACCACCAACGCATCGCGAAGAGCTTCGAAGACTTTCTCAGCGGCGAGCAGAAACCCGAGTTGAAAGCCGCCGAGCTGGATGCCGATCACCTCCAGCTCATGGAAAACGACGAATACGAGGAAAACCTGCTGGTCACCAACATGGTCAGCCGGGTCAAGGCTCGCTGTGCGCAATCGCTGTTCGCCCTCGACCAGCGCCTGGCGGTACTTAACGGCGGACGCAAGCTGGGCGACGACGACAATCCCTTTGGCCCGCAGGCGGTGGCGCTGGCATTTCGCGAGGCGCTGGAGCCCTGCCCCTTTCCGCTGCGGATCAAGACCATCCTCTACATGCTCTTCGACCAGCATGTGATGCAGGGGCTGGACAACGTCTACGAGGCCCTCAATCAGCGACTGATCCAGGCCGGCGTGCTGCCCAACCTCAAGTACAGCGTGCAGCGCTCCGGCAGCGCCCCCCAGCGGTCTTCGCCCAGCCCTGACCAGCCGCCCTCCGCGGGCCAATCGACACCCGGCGAACCCCAGGCCAAGCCGACCACGCCCGCCAGTGGCCCGCTGGACCTGACAGGCGCGCCACCCAGTGACCCCGGCCAATTGTTCAGCGGCCTGGCCGCGCTACTGGGCGAACGCCGCCTGCACCACAGCGATGCGCCGCTACCCGGCGGTACACCGAGCATCTCCAGCTTCGCCCCGCGCGGCGCGACGCGAACCTACAGCGCTGCCGAACTGCTGGAAGCGCTGAACCGTCTGCAGCAACAGTCCGCCCAGGACCTTGCCAGCAAGCTACGCCAGCCACAGCGTGTCGAAGGCCTGAAGGCCGAGCTGCAAGAACAACTGGAAAGCCACAGCAGCTTGCCCGGCCAGCAGAAGCTGTCGGATTACGAAGCCGATGTGATCGACCTGGTGGGCATGCTCTTCGACTTCATCCTCGACGACGACAACCTGGCCGACGTCTACAAGACCGCCCTCTCCCACCTGCACACGCCGTACCTCAAGGTTGCGTTGCAGGACAAGGCGCTGTTCACCCAGCACCACCATCCCGCCCGGCGTCTGCTCAACGGCATGGCCCAGGCCGGCGTGCTCTATGCCGGCGAAGGCGAGGAGCGTGGACTGCTGGCGAAGATGCACTGGGTGGTGGAACGCGTGGTCCACGGATTCAGCGGCGACCTGCTGCTGTTCGACAGCCTGCTGGACGAGTTCAACGAATACGTCGGCACCCTGCGGCACAAGGTGGAGCTGCGCGAACAGCGCGCCGTTGAAGCCGCCAAGGGCCGCGACAAACTGCTCGGCGCACGCCAGCAGGCCGTCGACACGGTAAGTCGGCTTCTGGAAGGTTGCGAGCTGCCGGGCATCATCCAGCACTTCCTCGAACTCACCTGGACCGACGTGCTGGTCTTCGTCCTGCTCCGCCATGGCGATCGCAGCAGCGAATGGCAACGCTCGGTGGAAGTCGCCGAGCAACTGGCCTGGAGCGGCACCCCGCTGGATGCGGATGGCCGTGCCCGCCTGCAGCAACTGCGCATCCCCATGCTCGAAGACCTGCGCAAGGGCCTTGAGCTACTGGGGGGCTACCACGAAGATGGCATCCGCCGCCTGCTCCAGGACCTGGTGGCCTGCCAGCACGCCGTGCAGTCGCAGCAACCCCAGGTGGCGGCGCGCATCGACAGCCCGTTGCCGGAAAGCAAGCTGGGCGAAATGCTCGGGGAAGATGCCGAACTGGCTGCCACCCCGCGCCCCGTCAATCTCTCCAATCGCGCCCAGGCACTGATCAAGGAGCTCTCCCGCCTGGAATTCGGTACCTGGTTCGAGTTCATCGACGGCCCGGACACCCGTGTCCTCAAGCTCTCCTGGTACAGCCCCACCACCCACAACTACATGTTCGTCGACCACAGCGGCCAGCGCGTGGCGATCATGCCCATCACCCAGTTGGCCCTGGACATGGAGCAAGGACTGGCCCGGCTGGTCCCGCCGGAACGTAGCGCCCCGCTGGTTGACCGCGCCTTGGGCGCCATCTATCGGGTGCTGCAGCGCTTTACCGGCCGCACCAACTGA
- a CDS encoding GNAT family N-acetyltransferase, with the protein MRIRPITAADHAALLELWRRTPGIRLRAEDELEPFCAFLQRNPDLCLLLEDDRGRLAGSLLVGHDGRRGYLQHLVVDLPFRGKGWARALLQEALRRLTALGIRKSHVFVLEDAPEALAFWQMQRGWSEREDIRVYSTSGD; encoded by the coding sequence ATGCGCATTCGCCCCATTACCGCCGCCGACCATGCCGCTTTGCTCGAACTCTGGCGCCGCACGCCGGGCATCCGGTTGCGCGCGGAAGATGAGCTGGAGCCCTTCTGCGCGTTCCTGCAACGCAATCCCGATCTCTGTCTGCTGCTGGAGGATGATCGCGGTCGCCTGGCCGGCAGCCTGTTGGTGGGGCACGACGGGCGCCGCGGCTATCTGCAGCACCTGGTGGTCGACTTGCCGTTTCGCGGCAAGGGATGGGCGCGCGCCCTGCTGCAGGAGGCGCTGCGGCGGCTGACGGCCCTGGGAATCCGCAAGTCCCACGTGTTTGTCCTGGAGGACGCGCCCGAAGCGTTGGCCTTCTGGCAGATGCAGCGCGGCTGGTCGGAGCGTGAAGACATTCGGGTCTATTCGACCAGCGGAGACTGA
- a CDS encoding DUF1780 domain-containing protein — protein MNESDYLRLLTRQAEQANDFLSNARKWERERWVCQRLLQALNLPYRLEDFSTGQEPPDVQFREANFEVFFVLDEGRRLNEEWRAELERRRSAFSLAQLVRRESRPKRIAAAELQARLAPTLRKKARNYGERGLDPGDLDLLAFVNLKRATPDFNSPFPPPTEYLRQGWRSLSLVGSNFARVLFAHADAPDFLRNNLGRTILFDVGIGL, from the coding sequence ATGAACGAGTCCGACTACCTGCGCCTGCTGACGCGGCAGGCCGAGCAAGCCAACGACTTCCTGTCGAATGCGCGCAAGTGGGAACGCGAGCGCTGGGTCTGCCAGCGACTCTTGCAGGCGCTCAACCTGCCCTATCGGCTCGAAGACTTCAGCACCGGCCAGGAACCGCCAGACGTGCAGTTTCGCGAAGCCAATTTCGAGGTGTTCTTCGTCCTCGACGAAGGGCGCCGCCTCAACGAGGAATGGCGCGCCGAACTGGAACGCCGGCGCAGCGCCTTTTCCCTCGCTCAACTGGTGCGCCGGGAAAGCCGCCCAAAGCGCATTGCCGCCGCCGAACTCCAGGCACGCCTGGCACCGACATTGCGCAAGAAAGCGCGCAACTATGGCGAGCGCGGCCTCGACCCGGGCGATCTCGACCTCCTGGCATTCGTCAACCTCAAACGAGCCACACCGGACTTCAACAGCCCCTTTCCGCCCCCTACCGAATACCTGCGCCAGGGCTGGCGCTCGCTGTCGCTGGTGGGGTCGAACTTTGCCCGGGTACTCTTCGCCCATGCCGACGCGCCGGACTTCCTGCGCAACAACCTCGGCCGGACCATTCTGTTCGACGTCGGCATCGGCCTCTGA
- a CDS encoding NAD(P)/FAD-dependent oxidoreductase: MSHRIVIVGGGAGGLELATRLGRTLGKKGQAKIILADANLTHIWKPLLHEVAAGSLNSTENELNYVAQAKWNHFEFQLGRMSGLDRTRKVIQLAATHDEDGRELVPSRELAYDSLVIAVGSTTNDFGTEGAAQHCIFLDTREQAERFHRKLLSHYLRAHAQQDANDQISVAIVGAGATGVELAAELHHAAHELAAYGLDSIQPENMRITLIEAGPRVLPALPERIGAPVHRTLETLGVTVMTGAAVKEVTAEGLLTAQGEMIPASLKVWAAGIRAPAFLKDLDGLESNRINQLVVRPTLQTTRDDDIFAFGDCAACPLGDGSERNVPPRAQAAHQQASLLVKSLKLRLQGQPLPDYQYKDYGSLISLSSFSAVGNLMGNLMGSVKLEGWLARMFYISLYRMHQMALYGGFRTALLMLSDRIGRSTDPRLKLH; encoded by the coding sequence ATGTCCCATCGCATCGTGATCGTCGGCGGCGGCGCCGGCGGCCTGGAGCTCGCTACCCGTCTGGGTAGGACCCTCGGCAAGAAAGGCCAGGCCAAGATCATCCTGGCCGACGCCAACCTCACCCATATCTGGAAACCCCTGCTCCACGAAGTGGCGGCCGGTTCGCTGAACTCCACGGAGAACGAGCTGAACTACGTGGCCCAGGCCAAGTGGAACCATTTCGAGTTCCAGCTCGGTCGCATGAGCGGGCTGGACCGCACGCGCAAGGTCATCCAACTGGCCGCCACCCATGACGAGGACGGGCGCGAACTGGTGCCTTCCCGCGAACTCGCCTATGACAGTCTGGTGATTGCCGTCGGCAGCACCACCAATGACTTCGGCACCGAAGGCGCAGCCCAGCACTGCATCTTCCTCGACACCCGCGAGCAGGCCGAGCGCTTCCACCGCAAGCTGCTCAGCCACTACCTGCGCGCCCACGCCCAGCAGGACGCGAACGACCAGATCAGCGTCGCCATCGTCGGCGCCGGCGCCACGGGCGTCGAACTGGCGGCGGAGCTCCACCACGCCGCCCACGAACTGGCAGCCTATGGCCTGGACAGCATCCAGCCGGAAAACATGCGCATCACCCTGATCGAAGCCGGCCCGCGCGTACTTCCCGCCCTGCCAGAGCGCATCGGCGCCCCGGTGCACCGTACCCTGGAGACGCTCGGCGTCACGGTGATGACTGGCGCCGCGGTCAAGGAAGTCACCGCGGAAGGCCTGCTCACCGCCCAGGGCGAGATGATTCCTGCCAGCCTCAAGGTCTGGGCCGCCGGCATCCGCGCCCCGGCCTTCCTCAAGGATCTGGACGGCCTGGAAAGCAACCGCATCAACCAACTGGTGGTGCGTCCGACCCTGCAAACCACCCGCGACGACGACATCTTCGCCTTCGGCGACTGCGCCGCCTGCCCGCTGGGCGACGGCAGCGAACGCAACGTGCCGCCCCGCGCCCAGGCGGCGCACCAGCAGGCCTCGCTGCTGGTGAAGTCGCTCAAGCTGCGCCTGCAAGGCCAGCCCCTGCCGGACTACCAGTACAAGGACTACGGCTCGCTGATCTCGCTGTCGAGCTTCAGCGCCGTGGGTAACCTCATGGGCAATCTGATGGGCAGCGTGAAACTCGAAGGTTGGCTGGCGCGGATGTTCTACATCTCGCTCTACCGGATGCACCAGATGGCGCTCTACGGCGGATTCCGCACCGCCCTGCTGATGCTCAGCGACAGGATCGGTCGCAGCACGGACCCACGCCTGAAGCTGCACTGA
- a CDS encoding DUF3094 family protein — translation MPSRLTPEDQQKVDQYLNLPQHQVERQPFRPWRLLWIVLAIVVALGILSRLLSRLVL, via the coding sequence ATGCCCAGCCGCCTGACGCCCGAAGACCAGCAGAAGGTCGACCAGTACCTGAACCTCCCCCAGCACCAGGTGGAACGCCAGCCGTTCCGTCCATGGCGCCTGCTGTGGATCGTACTGGCCATCGTCGTCGCCCTGGGTATCCTCAGCCGCCTCCTGAGCCGACTGGTGCTATGA